The following DNA comes from Candidatus Methylomirabilota bacterium.
CTTCGACACCGACTTCGAGGGCGTGATGCGCGGCTGCGCCGACAGGCCGGAAGGCACGTGGATCTCGGACCGCTTCGTCGAGGTATACGCGGCGCTCCACCGGGCGGGCAAGGCTCACAGCGTCGAGGCGTGGCGGGAGGGGCGGCTGGTGGGCGGCGTCTACGGCCTGGCGCTGGGAGGCGCCTTCATGGCGGAGAGCATGTTCCACCGCGAGACCGACGCCTCGAAGGTGGCGCTGGCGGCGCTGGTCCCGCGCCTGCGGGAGCAGGGCTTCATCCTGCTGGACGTCCAATACCTCACCCCGCACCTCGAGAGCCTG
Coding sequences within:
- the aat gene encoding leucyl/phenylalanyl-tRNA--protein transferase — its product is MSGRRLTLTPEGVELAYRHGIFPMADERSGEVLWFRPDPRAIIPLDGFHVSQSLARSIKRATFEIRFDTDFEGVMRGCADRPEGTWISDRFVEVYAALHRAGKAHSVEAWREGRLVGGVYGLALGGAFMAESMFHRETDASKVALAALVPRLREQGFILLDVQYLTPHLESLGAVEITRREYERRLERALGLPCRFA